In Euwallacea fornicatus isolate EFF26 chromosome 36, ASM4011564v1, whole genome shotgun sequence, a genomic segment contains:
- the LOC136349022 gene encoding cuticle protein 21-like: MFNLKVAIVVISTLLLPSISAGILATSSYDPHGLHQQKYSSGEIDYYSPPKYAFKYGVSDPHTGDHKSQTEVRDGEVVKGQYSLVEPDGSIRTVNYVADPVNGFNAVVSKSGPNVHAEPQQVLAHEGLLSSHNVPAYVKPVVSTYVKTVPTFVKAAPVLPPVVQYQKPLVKYTSAIGYPKSADAYYNDYDTALEYPSDSYDLQNYYGDIHSNNRY; encoded by the exons ATGTTCAATCTAAAG GTAGCCATCGTCGTTATATCCACCCTGTTACTCCCTTCAATCTCCGCAGGAATTTTGGCAACTTCGAGTTACGACCCTCATGGTTTACATCAACAGAAGTACTCCTCCGGCGAAATCGATTACTAC AGCCCCCCGAAATACGCTTTTAAATATGGGGTGTCAGATCCTCATACCGGGGACCACAAGTCGCAAACGGAAGTTCGAGATGGTGAAGTGGTGAAGGGGCAATATTCTCTAGTGGAACCTGATGGATCTATTAGGACTGTGAACTATGTTGCCGATCCCGTTAACG GATTCAATGCTGTGGTATCAAAAAGCGGTCCCAACGTCCACGCGGAGCCCCAGCAGGTTCTGGCCCACGAAGGACTTTTGTCTTCACATAACGTCCCCGCTTACGTAAAACCAGTGGTATCTACTTACGTGAAGACAGTGCCGACCTTCGTTAAAGCTGCACCTGTGCTGCCACCTGTTGTACAATACCAAAAGCCGCTGGTGAAATACACGTCCGCCATTG gTTACCCGAAATCGGCCGATGCCTACTACAACGACTATGATACGGCCCTGGAATATCCTTCAGACTCTTACGATCTTCAAAACTACTATGGGGACATTCATAGCAATAATAGGTATTAG
- the LOC136348946 gene encoding uncharacterized protein has translation VPKTEQNYPYEHVPKTEQNYPYQDVPKTEQDYPYHYAHLNHGEEEPQILKENLNEGQGHEYNHEEGLNNQEEHFNNHIDHYAFPKYYFNYGVNDYHTGDIKSQHESRDGDVVKGEYSMVEADGSIRTVQYTADKENGFTAVVHRSPPAKKTQPHQAPNAELEGDVRGEYSESLS, from the exons GTTCCCAAAACTGAACAGAATTATCCTTATGAACATGTTCCCAAAACTGAACAGAATTATCCTTATCAAGATGTTCCCAAAACTGAACAGGATTATCCTTATCATTATGCTCACTTAAACCACGGAGAAGAAGAACCTCAGATATTGAAGGAGAATCTAAATGAGGGACAGGGGCACGAGTACAATCACGAGGAAGGGCTTAATAATCAGGAGGAGCATTTTAACAATCACATTGATCATTAC GCTTTTCCTAAATACTATTTTAACTACGGAGTAAACGATTACCACACGGGAGATATAAAGAGCCAACACGAATCCAGGGATGGTGACGTAGTCAAAGGTGAATATTCGATGGTTGAAGCTGACGGTTCGATTCGCACTGTCCAATACACCGCCGATAAAGAGAATGGTTTTACCGCGGTGGTTCACCGATCACCCCCAGCAAAGAAAACTCAACCGCATCAGGCGCCCAACGCTGAGCTCGAAGGGGACGTGCGTGGCGAGTATTCTGAGTCTCTCTCGTAA
- the LOC136349040 gene encoding pseudouridine-5'-phosphatase-like — protein sequence MVPHRVTHVIFDLDGLILDSEAIYEEIMTAMARSHGKEYTPEVKLKILGTPEHESARIFVKELDLPITVEQCLDEYYKKIAEELTNPPFMPGAKKLIKHLANHNVPIAIATSSGRAPYDIKTQSHPEIFNLFLHVVCGTDNPEIKHGKPAPDIFLNCASKFPDNPDPQKVLVFEDSPNGARAGMAAGMQTVFVPDKDVNEEIKKIATLSLNSLDDFKPEMFGLPPFED from the exons ATGGTACCTCACCGAGTTACGCACGTAATTTTCGATTTGGATGGCTTAATTTTAG ATTCGGAAGCAATTTACGAGGAGATAATGACGGCAATGGCCCGGAGTCATGGCAAGGAATACACTCCTGAAgtgaaactgaaaatattgGGAACACCCGAACACGAAAGTGCTCGAATCTTCGTCAAGGAGCTCGATCTTCCTATAACAGTGGAGCAATGTTTGGACGAATATTACAAAAAGATAGCTGAAGAATTAACAAATCCTCCATTCATGCCAG gGGCAAAGAAACTAATCAAACATTTAGCTAACCATAATGTCCCCATAGCAATTGCCACATCGTCCGGTAGGGCGCCGTATGATATCAAAACTCAATCGCATcccgaaatttttaatttgttcctTCACGTGGTGTGCGGGACTGATAACCCCGAGATCAAGCATGGAAAGCCAGCTCCAGATATCTTCCTGAACTGCGCTTCCAAATTCCCTGACAATCCGGACCCCCAAAAG GTTTTAGTGTTTGAAGATTCTCCCAATGGCGCGAGAGCAGGAATGGCGGCTGGCATGCAAACGGTGTTCGTTCCAGACAAGGATGTGaatgaagaaattaagaaaattgccACTTTGTCATTAAACTCTTTAGATGATTTCAAGCCCGAAATGTTCGGACTGCCTCCATTCGAGGATTGA
- the LOC136349041 gene encoding uncharacterized protein, which translates to MTAGNVLVLVLIETKMGHPRISCFNVFLLLVLGSRGFSSPILEELRLSSANPFSSYNILEPEGKGTYAFGYDVDDPETGNMQFRDEERKPDGSVNGKYGWVSADNTVFIVNYIADEHGYRTSIESVPMYKAREVQSLFKRGRGSS; encoded by the exons ATGACGGCGGGAAATGTTCTTGTGCTGGTGCTTATCGAAACGAAAATGGGACATCCTCGTATTTCCTGTTTCAAC GTATTCCTGCTTCTAGTTCTGGGCTCCAGAGGATTCTCCTCACCAATTTTAGAAGAATTGCGGCTGTCGTCGGCAAACCCATTTTCGAGTTACAACATACTTGAACCGGAAG GAAAAGGCACCTACGCATTTGGATACGATGTAGACGATCCCGAAACTGGTAACATGCAATTCCGGGATGAAGAGAGAAAGCCAGATGGGTCGGTTAATGGGAAATATGGTTGGGTATCTGCAGATAATACAGTTTTCATTGTCAATTACATAGCTGATGAGCACGGCTATAG GACGAGCATTGAGAGCGTTCCCATGTACAAAGCCAGGGAGGTCCAATCATTATTCAAAAGAGGACGGGGAAGCTCCTGA